In a single window of the Raphanus sativus cultivar WK10039 chromosome 9, ASM80110v3, whole genome shotgun sequence genome:
- the LOC108828477 gene encoding EH domain-containing protein 2, translated as METSLAIPIGTCLKEHQKIYKEWFNIADSDGDGRVSGNDATKFFAMSKLSRQELKQVWAVADSKRQGFLGLTEFITAMKLVTLAQEGHEITSDLLKGSVDMKSVELPVLEGLENVVSKQKASKAYADDENSVVTQLQAVTAKAPWFKSKAIIKPQVNVVTIVDGLKRLYAEKLKPLEVTYRFNDFESPVLTNSDFDAKPMVMLLGQYSTGKTTFIKHLLGCEYPGAHIGPEPTTDRFVVAMSGPDERTIPGNTMAVQADMPFNGLTSFGGAFLSKFECSQMPHPLLDQITLVDTPGVLSGEKQRMQRSYDFTGVISWFASKCDMILLLFDPHKLDISDEFKRVITSLRGNEDKIRVVLNKADQVDTQQLMRVYGALMWSLGKVLNTPEVVRVYIGSFNDKPINEAVVGPIGKELFEKEQNDLITDLMTIPKKACDRKINEFVKRARAAKINAYIMSHLKKEMPSMMGKSKAQQRLMDNLQQEFEKVQQEYHFPAGDFPSVEHFREVLGGYNIDKFEKLKPKMIQAVDDMLGYDIPDLLKKFRNPYE; from the exons ATGGAGACGTCGTTGGCGATCCCGATCGGTACTTGTTTGAAAGAGCACCAGAAGATCTACAAGGAATGGTTCAACATCGCCGATTCAG ATGGAGATGGTCGTGTTTCTGGGAACGATGCTACCAAGTTCTTCGCCATGTCAAAGCTTTCTCGCCAGGAACTCAAACAG GTTTGGGCAGTTGCGGATTCGAAGAGGCAGGGGTTTCTAGGTTTGACTGAGTTCATCACTGCGATGAAG CTCGTCACGTTGGCACAAGAAGGACATGAGATTACTTCAGATCTTCTGAAAGGTTCTG TTGACATGAAGAGTGTGGAACTTCCAGTGTTGGAAGGATTGGAGAATGTGGTATCT AAGCAGAAAGCATCAAAAGCATATGCAGATGATGAAAACAGTG TGGTTACTCAGCTACAAGCCGTCACCGCAAAAGCTCCCTGGTTCAAATCTAAAGCTATTATAAAG CCTCAAGTTAATGTGGTGACAATCGTTGATGGCTTGAAAAGATTGTACGCTGAGAAGCTAAAGCCTTTGGAAGTCACATATCGTTTCAATGATTTTGAATCTCCGGTGCTG ACTAATAGTGATTTTGATGCCAAACCCATGGTCATGCTTTTGGGTCAATATTCCACCGGGAAGACGACATTCATAAAACACTTGCTGGGATGTGAATATCCAG GAGCTCACATTGGTCCAGAGCCAACAACAGATAGATTTGTGGTTGCAATG AGCGGACCAGATGAGAGAACCATACCTGGAAATACCATGGCTGTTCAAGCTGACATGCCATTTAACGGGTTAACAAGTTTTGGAGGTGCTTTCCTATCAAAGTTTGAGTGTTCCCAGATGCCTCATCCT CTTTTGGACCAGATCACTCTTGTAGACACACCCGGAGTTCTTTCAGGAGAGAAACAGAGGATGCAGAGAAGCTATGACTTCACCGGTGTTATATCATGGTTTGCATCTAAGTGTGACATGATTCTGCTTCTTTTCGATCCCCACAAGCTCGACATCAGCGATGAATTCAAGCGCGTCATAACATCTCTACGTGGTAACGAAGACAAGATACGTGTAGTCTTAAACAAAGCTGACCAAGTTGATACTCAGCAA CTAATGAGGGTATATGGAGCTTTGATGTGGTCTCTAGGTAAAGTTCTGAACACACCGGAGGTCGTACGTGTCTATATTGG ATCCTTCAATGATAAACCCATAAACGAAGCTGTTGTTGGACCAATCGGTAAAGAATTGTTCGAGAAAGAGCAAAACGACCTCATCACAGACTTAATGACCATACCTAAGAAAGCATGTGACAGAAAG ATTAACGAGTTTGTGAAGAGAGCTCGAGCTGCGAAAATCAATGCCTACATAATGAGTCATCTGAAGAAAGAAATGCCATCAATGATGGGAAAGTCCAAAGCTCAGCAACGTCTCATGGACAATCTTCAACAAGAATTTGAAAAG gTGCAACAAGAGTATCATTTCCCAGCAGGAGATTTTCCAAGTGTGGAGCATTTCAGAGAAGTATTGGGTGGATATAACATTGACAAGTTTGAGAAATTGAAGCCTAAGATGATTCAAGCAGTTGATGATATGCTTGGCTACGATATTCCAGATCTTTTGAAGAAATTCAGAAATCCATATGAATGA